From one Chanodichthys erythropterus isolate Z2021 chromosome 3, ASM2448905v1, whole genome shotgun sequence genomic stretch:
- the LOC137008736 gene encoding interferon-induced very large GTPase 1-like translates to MREISQIYESCSSLKKNKKDLQFDFSSLPSLAAEMMISGFPLELMDGDAAHVPVIWISAVLEELIQKLGDQRVFVLSVLGIQSSGKSTMLNAMFGLQFAVSAGRCTRGAFMQLVRVSDEMKTQMKIDYILVVDTEGLRALDLAGRSTRHHDIELATFVVGLANLTLINIFGENPSEMQDILQIVVQAFMRMKKVRLNPSCVFVHQNVSDITAREKNMEGRRRLQETLDKMTKLAAKEEVYDAECFSDVIAFDVRNDVKYFAHLWEGNPPMAPPNPNYCENIQELKKTIISCAAKPHGMRLVDLKDRIKDLWEALLNERFVFSFQNSLEIAVYRKLETEYSKWSWSLRSAMMEIENKLHNNIENEAIHEVEETDLQRELKKTKEEVKKSMSEFFEKDVDANILIQWKSFFEIKIQELQETIIRETKRKLNGILQQRDLKKMIDAQRTHHENTLYEKSKELALNLKDKATDEETLKKEFDIFWKQCVKKIIRDTPLISDIHIMRDVKHLLSDIYESAPVGESSECRDVFSVPSYSDYVQLKKSSGFTGHMKNAIKAVKM, encoded by the coding sequence ATGCGGGAGATCAGTCAGATCTATGAAtcatgttcatctttgaagaagAACAAGAAAGATCTGCAGTTTGACTTCTCTTCTCTCCCGAGTCTTGCAGCAGAGATGATGATCTCTGGATTTCCACTGGAGCTGATGGATGGAGATGCTGCTCATGTTCCTGTGATCTGGATCTCTGCTGTTCTAGAGGAACTCATCCAGAAACTGGGAGACCAGAGAGTCTTTGTGCTGTCAGTTTTAGGGATTCAGAGCTCTGGGAAATCCACCATGCTGAATGCCATGTTTGGACTCCAGTTTGCCGTCAGTGCTGGCAGGTGCACCAGAGGAGCTTTCATGCAGCTGGTCAGAGTGTCAGATGAGatgaaaacacaaatgaagattgaCTATATTCTGGTTGTTGATACTGAGGGTCTTCGTGCTCTAGACCTGGCTGGAAGATCAACAAGACATCATGACATTGAATTGGCCACATTTGTTGTTGGTCTTGCAAATCTGACCTTGATCAACATCTTTGGAGAAAACCCATCTGAGATGCAGGACATTCTTCAGATTGTTGTTCAGGCCTTCATGAGGATGAAGAAGGTCAGACTGAATCCcagttgtgtgtttgtgcatcagAACGTTTCAGACATCACAGCTAGAGAGAAAAACATGGAGGGAAGAAGACGACTGCAGGAGACACTGGATAAGATGACAAAACTCGCTGCTAAAGAGGAAGTTTATGATGCAGAATGTTTCAGTGATGTCATTGCATTTGATGTACGGAATGATGTGAAGTATTTTGCTCATCTTTGGGAGGGAAACCCACCCATGGCACCACCAAACCCAAACTACTGTGAGAATATTCAAGAACTAAAGAAAACTATTATATCTTGTGCAGCAAAACCCCATGGAATGAGACTGGTAGACCTAAAAGATCGTATTAAAGATCTCTGGGAAGCTTTACTTAATGAACGATTTGTTTTCAGCTTTCAAAATTCTCTGGAGATTGCAGTATACAGGAAACTGGAGACTGAATACAGCAAGTGGTCCTGGAGTCTTCGTAGTGCCATGATGGAAATTGAGAACAAACTACACAACAATATAGAAAATGAAGCAATTCATGAGGTTGAAGAAACTGATCTTCAAAGAGAActgaaaaagacaaaagaagaaGTGAAAAAATCAATGTCAGAATTCTTTGAGAAAGATGTAGATGCAAATATACTGATACAGTGGAAAAGTTTTTTTGAGATAAAAATCCAAGAGCTTCAAGAAACCATTATAAGAGAAACAAAGAGGAAATTAAATGGGATTCTTCAGCAGCGAGACCTGAAGAAAATGATTGATGCTCAGAGGACACATCATGAAAACACTCTCTATGAAAAGAGCAAAGAACTTGCCTTAAATCTCAAAGACAAAGCAACTGATGAAGAAACACTGAAGAAAGAGTTTGATATATTTTGGAAACAGTGTGTGAAGAAGATCATCAGAGACACTCCTCTAATCAGTGACATTCACATAATGAGAGATGTGAAACACCTCCTCAGTGACATCTATGAAAGTGCTCCTGTAGGGGAGAGCAGTGAGTGCAGGGATGTTTTTTCTGTACCTAGTTATTCAGATTATGTGCAGTTAAAGAAATCCAGTGGATTTACAGGACATATGAAAAATGCCATCAAAGCAGTtaaaatgtaa
- the LOC137003550 gene encoding uncharacterized protein has translation MLFKVQYQGKKKYIKLNGASYPAFLREAKAKFSIPPETNMYVLDDSGTEVDEEVFSDILEEKADILWTIVNVLSVSDSPIQSSCTDTLSLSSPSSDSDASLMSPKRQRIDDAFVMSPKSLHTDDSSSQAKELVKRILEQKPGGEKILAKYAMTGEMKDRARRDLVSIVVAEMFEKYGRAPPMDKRAQYALGIVTLFPSLKDPYSKKGYEHFFDIDSNEGYIAWKIKNTQRELSNGGTNGGRRRSSHTTGSSGPNLQRDVTKVQQLEGDQCREAISLLKHSTDNEQIFMKMRETFQHRQKLIHDPEQCSTVLTVFPRFLDTKGLVAQDFDLLFGAETSSKLLEKWDFLKAKVIEQAKDISKTPLLEHLIQSAEKNTDEDDEVPGWDSDMASLLLLVYLLPPPPSGKKGAVKISTREAVDRVVKFHKSCRSLQEHSGPNQRRQPYILAVGTTRKHIHEFYIALDGDLLPCKGKSSLSAFDELFKAHYVFGISYDQALNGMYTFVQTTIYNIDVGHSHETPRVKDLRAKLLN, from the exons ATGCTTTTCAAAGTGCAGTACCAAGGAAAGAAGAAGTACATCAAACTCAATGGAGCATCATATCCAGCATTTCTCAGGGAGG CTAAAGCAAAGTTCAGCATACCCCCTGAGACAAACATGTATGTGCTGGATGACAGTGGAACAGAGGTTGATGAAGAGGTCTTCAGCGACATCTTGGAGGAAAAAGCAGACATCCTGTGGACCATTGTTAATGTTCTTTCAGTTTCTG ACTCTCCCATCCAGTCCTCGTGCACAGACACCTTGTCACTATCATCACCCTCATCGGACAGTGATGCTTCTCTGATGTCCCCAAAAAGACAGCGCATTGATGACGCCTTTGTGATGTCCCCAAAAAGTCTACATACTGATGACAGTTCTTCACAAGCCAAAGAG CTTGTCAAAAGAATTCTGGAACAAAAGCCTGGAGGGGAGAAAATCCTTGCAAAATATGCAATGACAGGAGAGATGAAGGACCGAGCACGCCGTGATCTCGTCAGCATTGTTGTtgctgaaatgtttgaaaagtATGG ACGTGCTCCCCCTATGGATAAAAGAGCACAGTATGCATTGGGGATAGTAACACTGTTCCCCTCTCTAAAAGATCCCTACTCCAAAAAAGGCTAT GAACACTTTTTTGACATAGACAGCAATGAGGGCTACATTGCCTGGAAGATTAAAAACACACAGCGAGAACTCAGCAATGGCGGTACCAATGGGGGTAGGAGAAGGAGCTCTCACACTACAGGCAGCAGCGGACCAAACTTACAGAGAGATGTGACTAAAGTGCAGCAGTTGGAGGGAGACCAGTGTCGTGAGGCCATATCTCTACTGAAACACAGCACAGACAACGAACAGATCTTCATGAAAATGAGAGAAACTTTCCAGCACCGGCAAAAGTTGATTCATGATCCTGAGCAATGCAGCACAGTGCTTACTGTGTTCCCAAGGTTTCTTGACACAAAAGGCctg GTGGCGCAAGACTTTGACCTTTTGTTTGGAGCTGAGACTTCATCAAAACTCCTTGAGAAATGGGATTTCCTGAAGGCCAAAGTAATAGAGCAAGCCAAGGACATCAGCAAGACACCCCTGCTTGAGCATCTCATCCAGTCTGCAGAGAAGAACACTGATGAGGATGACGAGGTCCCAG GTTGGGATAGTGACATGGCCTCACTGCTACTGCTGGTCTACCTACTGCCACCACCTCCAAGTGGAAAGAAGGGAGCTGTAAAGATCAGTACCCGGGAAGCTGTGGACCGTGTAGTCAAATTTCATAAG TCATGTCGCAGCCTTCAGGAGCACTCTGGTCCAAACCAGCGGAGGCAGCCCTACATCCTGGCAGTTGGGACGACAAGAAAGCACATCCACGAGTTCTACATTGCATTGGATGGTGATCTCCTTCCCTGCAAGGGCAAGTCTTCCCTGTCAGCCTTTGATGAACTGTTCAAAGCACATTATGTTTTCGGCATCTCCTATGACCAGGCCTTAAATGGCATGTACACATTTGTGCAGACCACCATCTACAACATTGATGTAGGTCATTCTCACGAAACTCCCAGAGTCAAGGACCTAAGAGCTAAGCTCCTCAACTAA